In a single window of the Verrucomicrobia bacterium CG1_02_43_26 genome:
- a CDS encoding NAD-dependent dehydratase has translation MNCLVTGGSGFIGSHLCDLLVAEGHNVVVLDDLSTGNPINLNEAAKTEQLIFIQGGINEVERYANEIGHIDWIFHIAGRADLIPSIENPVDYFDVNTRGTLCMLEYAKRIGVKRFVYTASSTCYGIPDKYPTPETAACNVEHPYGLTKYLGEQLVIHWANVYQLPALSLRLFNVYGPRSRTSGVYGAVFGVFLKQKLEGKPYTVVGDGEQTRDFTYVGDVAKAFLAAAQSDKVGEIYNIGSGHTYSINKLVDLLGGEKTYIPRRPGEPNCTFADITKIQKEIGWKPAVTLEEGVQKMLDNIDFWRDAPLWTPESIQQATKTWFDCLNKYDTCK, from the coding sequence ATGAATTGTTTAGTAACTGGAGGTAGTGGTTTTATTGGTTCTCACTTATGCGATTTGTTAGTGGCAGAAGGGCATAATGTTGTTGTATTAGACGACTTATCAACCGGTAACCCGATTAATTTAAACGAAGCCGCAAAGACGGAACAATTGATATTTATTCAAGGTGGCATAAATGAAGTGGAGCGCTACGCGAACGAGATAGGACATATCGACTGGATATTCCATATAGCCGGACGAGCCGACTTAATTCCCTCGATTGAGAACCCGGTAGATTATTTCGATGTCAACACACGCGGCACGCTTTGCATGCTAGAGTATGCCAAACGCATAGGCGTGAAACGATTTGTATATACAGCATCCTCCACCTGTTATGGCATTCCCGATAAATACCCAACACCGGAAACTGCGGCATGTAATGTTGAGCACCCCTATGGGTTGACCAAATACTTAGGAGAACAACTCGTGATTCATTGGGCCAATGTATACCAATTGCCCGCGCTATCATTACGGCTATTCAATGTTTATGGGCCCCGCTCACGCACAAGTGGTGTTTATGGAGCCGTGTTTGGTGTTTTTCTGAAACAAAAGCTGGAAGGTAAACCCTATACGGTAGTCGGAGATGGTGAGCAAACTAGAGATTTTACCTATGTGGGCGATGTTGCCAAAGCGTTTTTAGCGGCCGCTCAATCCGATAAAGTAGGGGAGATTTACAATATTGGTAGTGGGCATACGTACAGTATTAATAAACTTGTCGATTTACTTGGGGGAGAAAAAACGTATATTCCGCGGCGCCCAGGCGAGCCAAACTGCACATTTGCGGATATCACAAAAATACAAAAAGAAATTGGCTGGAAACCTGCTGTTACCCTAGAGGAAGGAGTTCAAAAGATGTTAGATAACATTGATTTTTGGAGAGATGCCCCTCTTTGGACTCCGGAATCCATACAACAGGCGACAAAAACTTGGTTTGACTGCCTAAACAAATACGATACATGCAAGTAA